A single window of Ictalurus furcatus strain D&B chromosome 3, Billie_1.0, whole genome shotgun sequence DNA harbors:
- the rdh12 gene encoding retinol dehydrogenase 12, producing MMIMMMIVVVGSGVVALILRLMSPHIRKYAAGGVCVSTARLDGKTALITGANTGIGKETALDLAARGARVILACRDVEKGEEAAAEIRRRVGGAQVEVRELDLADTYSIRAFAQRFLQEVSHLHILINNAGVMMCPYMKTADGFEMHLGVNHLGHFLLTSLLIGVLKRSAPSRIVIVSSLAHYFGWIRFHDLHSQGSYNSGLAYCQSKLANVLFTRELACRLTGSNVTVNTVHPGTVMSDLVRHSTLMSLAFALFSIFLKTPQEGAQTSIYCAVAEELHSITGKHFSDCAPASVAPQGRCDETARRLWDVSCDLLGIEWD from the exons atgatgataatgatgatgattgtcGTGGTGGGCTCCGGGGTCGTGGCGTTAATCCTGAGGCTGATGTCGCCTCACATCAG GAAATACGCGGcaggtggagtgtgtgtgtccactgCACGTCTGGACGGGAAGACGGCGCTGATTACAGGTGCGAACACAGGGATCGGGAAAGAGACGGCGCTGGACCTGGCTGCTCGGG GTGCACGGGTGATTCTGGCCTGTCGAGATGTGGAGAAAGGTGAGGAGGCGGCGGCGGAGATCCGCAGACGTGTGGGTGGTGCACAGGTGGAGGTGCGAGAACTCGACCTGGCGGATACCTACTCGATACGAGCATTCGCGCAGAGATTCCTCCAAG AGGTGAGTCACCTGCACATCCTGATTAACAACGCCGGAGTGATGATGTGTCCTTACATGAAGACTGCAGACGGCTTCGAGATGCACCTGGGAGTCAATCACCTCG GTCACTTCCTGTTGACGTCCCTGCTGATCGGCGTGTTGAAGCGCAGCGCGCCGTCCCGCATCGTCATCGTGTCATCGCTGGCGCATTATTTCGGCTGGATCCGATTCCACGACCTGCACAGTCAGGGGAGCTACAACAGCGGCCTGGCCTACTGCCAGAGCAAACTGGCTAACGTGCTGTTCACCAGGGAGCTAGCGTGCAGGCTAACAG GGTCGAACGTGACAGTGAACACGGTGCACCCGGGGACGGTGATGTCCGATTTGGTGCGTCACTCCACGCTGATGTCTCTGGCGTTCGCGTTGTTCTCCATATTCCTGAAAACGCCGCAGGAAGGAGCGCAGACCTCCATCTACTGCGCAGTTGCTGAGGAACTGCACTCCATCACGGGAAAACACTTCAG CGACTGTGCTCCAGCCTCCGTCGCTCCTCAGGGCCGCTGCGATGAAACCGCCCGGAGGCTGTGGGACGTCAGCTGCGACCTCCTCGGCATCGAATGGGACTGA